In the Drosophila virilis strain 15010-1051.87 chromosome 4, Dvir_AGI_RSII-ME, whole genome shotgun sequence genome, attataatttatattaagcTTGTACCATATTGTGGACAGTGTAGCAATATCATGATTGTGTTCAATATTTCGTATGAACATTTATTAGTGACATGCAATTTGAAAAATACCTGCGATAAGTCACGGCGATAGTTATCGCTCATCCCAAGTATCGATTCGGCAAGTGGATTCGCTTGGGGCGATTGACCGTCGTGTTCGcgttatattttttaagtttttttatgtGCGCACGCcatttgttattaataattCAGCAGATTGACAAGTTGACGAACGTTTGTCACGCAACAAATAATAACCAAAATGTTGCTCTAAAAGAAAAACGGCCAAGAGCAAGTGGCTGGGTAAATACTGCGTGTGCATAACGCGTGCCTTTTTTTAAGTAACGTGTAGCAGAAATGGGTCTTAATAGCAATTACAgtgcacaaaaacaacagcacacTAATTTCCTTCCGCACCGAAATGGTAAGTTTCATATTCTGATAAGAGTCGAGCAAGGCAAGAAACAAGAAAGCGAAGCAAAAATGGAAATCAAAGCGAATTATAGGTCAAAATGTAGCACAAAAATATTGCAGCGGGCTCGCCCGAGCCACTCAGTAAACAAAAATCCATCTaatcgacacacacacacacacactcaaacttgtgtgtgtgtgtgtgtgtgtgctgtgccGTTTTTGGCGCTTGCGGCAACGTcactgtgtgcgtgcgtgtgagtCAGTGTGCTTTGCGGTTTATTGCCAACGTGTAATGCAGTCACaattggcagcggcgtcgtggcaaaaaaataacaacagtaatatgcaaaaaataaataaaacaaatccaAGCAAACCGGCCGACAATTGTAGTCGGTTTTTTGACAACTTTTGGGCGCATTTATGTAAATGCCAAAATCTGCTTCAACCCATAAACTCCTAGTTCACAAGCTAGTTTCGCATTGAATGAAACCGGTTTTCTTACACAACAGGAACTCCAACTGGAATGCCAACTGGAACTGGGCTAGAGCTTGCCCTTAAGTATTTCTGGTTCTTTGTTGTGTTGTTTTACTTTCACTTCAGCCAATGTCCAGGGTCGCTTGGCTTTGCATTTGCAACGTGTGTCTAAACAATTCTGCACTCCGACCAACCCTGATCGAGGTGCTATAATATTGGGTTGAAAATAATCTCATTCAAATAGAATGTTTAGCTTTGAAAGCTTTAATATAATAGATTACCAGCCATATACAATTATGTTCTCAATGAATAACTGACCGAGCCCAAAGCGTAAAAATAATAACCCCAATCTATAAACAGTTGCAAcctatttaaattaagttcTCAAAAGTTTTCCCTCAAGAGTGAAAACAGATGTAGGAacccttttttttgggtttttttcctccacatttaaatatataatgtattATGTTTTAAAAGATGTGGCATTGAATACAGCTTATATATAGCTTATTTCGGGAATGTATCGAATGATGTTGattctataatatatttatttaatttgacacAGATGTTAGgctataaatatttagcaCTAACGGTCAGATTAGATAACAATATCAGATTGCGTAGCCCATATTGAAAGTATCTATTTACATTAAATCGATTCGTATGCTATAATTTTGAAGTTGGAACATAGATTTAGGAGCAGTTAACCTGTGTTGTATTGCTCTAACATACATTcttatttatacaatatataaacaaataaataagtttgCACTTGCCCCAATCTAGTTGAAAAGAACAAAAGAAACTCGAGAGCAGATTGAAGTAAACGAAAGCGaaagaaatatgtatacaattaGTGAGATAAGAAACAGAGATAGAGCATAAAGTAGGAAATAATGCTTATTGGATTTTAgcctacttgaattcatgagaaccGCATAGTAGggctgtatttgttttgtgcaAAACAACCCTACACATTAATTTCCCATCCAAAGATCTAAAAAgggatttttaattttcatacaacggAATTCAAAGGGATTTATAACTACCATGTTTGATGGCAACTTTATAAGAAATGCCCTGATAACTTCCAAAGAGTATTTCGtatcatttttctttttctcattTCAACAACTTAAAGCAGATATTAGGTGCTTAcaatatttttacatatatatatatgtatgtatgtagactGCCCGTCCCTGCTTAAATGTGACTGCAAACACgtcaaaacacacacacacacacacacactcacatagaCGCACACATTCATCTGCTTGTTTACACACATGCGCGCCTGCCATTCAAGCGGCAGCAGAAAAAgcgtcgacgtcaacgtcgcAGTCAGCGTCGACGCCGCAACGGACAGCTCCATATTTGAAGCAAAGAAAACCCAGCGAGTGCGATGGATTGGCGCTCAGTTGCGCATTGGTAGCCGCATATAACGGTTCGTGTCTTTGTTATCAAAAACGAAATGTGTACAGTTTATCGCGCtgaacaaacacaaataataaaacaaaagagagACAACgataaaaagacaacaacaacaacaacaacaagagaacaataaataataaacatttgcCAGCTAATTGCCACTACATTTAACACTAACTCcccactctccctctctctcccactctctctcgctctgtctctgtctctgtctctgtctctttcaCCACTCTCTCGCCGCGCTGTTGCAACAGAACGCAAAGCGACAATGACAGATCAACTGAACGAGCTGCACACACGTCTAGCCCAGGTGAGGCAGGAGCATTTGCTGAAGTTTTGGGCCGAGCTCTCGGCGGACGAGCGCACCAAATTGGCGCGCGACATAGACGAGCTCTGCCTGGACGAGATCAAGCTGTATTGGGAACGTGCCACCATCTCGATGAATGCGAACGGCATCAAATTGGACGGACGCCTGCAGCCGATACCCGATGGCCAAATACTGTCGACGGCTCGCACCACGTCGGACAAGCTGAACGCCTACCGGGAGGAGGGATTGCAGCAAATAAGCCATGGCCATGTCGCTGTGCTGCTCATGGCGGGCGGACAAGGTGAGTTTATGATGCCAATTTCGGGTTAACGGAAGATTTTTGGGTTCTTTAGATAATATATCGGCGAAATATGAGGTAATTGTTGTGAtagaaaagaaataataataatagatatattaaattgaattaaggTTCAAAATAGGGGggaaaacaacatttttttttttgagtatatttcatttttcatttaaaacatTCTATTATAATCAAAACTAGCTTAGATAGAAGACATATTCGATTTAACTCTTGAGGCTTACACGGCACACTTTGTTTTTAtcattcatttatatattatatatgctgTTTTGAAGAATGaaacatgttttatttatagacAGCATCTTTATCAACAGCTCTGTATATGgtatgcgaaaaaaaaaacaacattaaatTCTAAgatagtattttttttctcattacATTTACGCTTGCTTGATAAGCATCTGTAGAGATGCGAGATACTATTGCTGGGCCGGAAActgcagaaaaataaaatattatttcagtgttttttttttttttttttccactcATAGCTAATAAACTATTTGCAACAATTTCTGATCGGAATTGCCTTGAGTTGCAATGAACAAAAATTCAGTATTGGcaaagacaaaaacaacaacaatgcagaCCTGCAACGTCTGtgtaagtgtgcgtgtgtgtgtgtgtgtgcaagtgtgggTAAACGGCTAATTAGATTGATATAAAAATGCTCCATCAAACCAacgccaacacacacacagtcgctgcattgttgttgtttcgacacacacacacacacacacacaacccgCTGCCCACTCATGAAATTTCTTGTTTGTAACTTAAAATTCCGCTTGCCAGACACGTCACAGCAATCGGGCGAACCATCATAAAGTAATAACAGTTTAATCCATTCTTATGGCCAGCCAGTCCAACCGCCAGTGTTGGTCAGtctcaagttgttgttgttgttgttgtggcctttctttttttttctgcttttgctgttgttgatcgCGGCGCGCGCGACATTTGATATTTCCCGTTGTATTCAACGTGGCCGAAGCAAGCGAATTCACGTAATGGACttttgaaaatacaaaaacaacaacaacaacaacaacaacaatagcagcagcgcAAAAGAGGAAAGTCAATGTACGCCTGGCTCAGCATTTTATTAGTTAGTTACGTAATTACGTAGTTCAGGCACGTAACGTAATCTCGAATAGCGGTTAAAAGTTGTAGGCGTTAAGGCTGCAGATCGGACcgcaatttatcgataacaacaacTCGCTTGGCCGCAAATAAGATTAATCGAAAAGCGCGCCATAATTAAAAACCGGTAAAGTGACGTGTTTGACCTTACGACAGGTTTATATGCTAAATAGCAGCAAGAGTGGAAACaaagatttaacaaaaaaaaagaagaaatcgCTTATTGAAAGCGAAACCCAAAGCCGAAAGCCGAAACAAAAGCAACCCGTTTTAAAGGTCAACCGGCTGGGCGCacagcaaatggcaaacacacaaaaaatatgtatagatAATATTTCCTGCCTAAGATCTGAATTTTGCGCTTTTCAGCTTAAATATCCTTTGtgctaaatataaatgtaagaaacaaaaacagggaagaatatgtttaaatttgcgcacaataatttaaaaaaaaagaagaaaaatcataaataacgGTAAAGATTTATTAAttttcccatttttaatggcttaATGCAAAAACctcaaacatttaaaaatgtcaacaaaCTGACCTTTTGCAGGCACACGACTCGGCTTCGATCAGCCCAAGGGCATGTACGATGTGGGACTGCAATCCCGCAAGACGCTATTTCGGATCCAGGCGGAGCGCATCCTGAAGCTGGAACAGCTGGCCGAGGAGATGTGCGGCAGACGGGGTCGCATCGTCTGGTATATTATGACCTCGGAGCACACAATGCAGCCGACACTGGACTATCTGGAGGCCAACAACTATTTCGGACTGCGCGAGGAGAACGTGGTGCTCTTCGAGCAGGGCTCGCTGCCGTGCTTCGATAACGATGGCCGCATCATCTTGGACGAGAAGCATCGTGTGTCGCGCTCACCGGACGGCAACGGCGGCATCTACCGTGCCATGCAACGTGCCGGCATCCTGGACGATATGCAACAGCGCGGCATACTCTATGTGCATGCGCACAGCGTGGACAACATTCTGATCAAGGTAGCGGATCCCATATTCATTGGCTACTgtgtgcagcagcaggccGACTGTGCCGCCAAGGTGGTGGAGAAGTCGGCGCCCAATGAGGCGGTCGGCGTGGTGGCCATTGTCGACAACAAGTACCAGGTGGTCGAGTACAGTGAGATCTCGGCTAAGACGGCCGAAATGCGCAATGCGGATGGACGGCTGACGTTTAGCGCCGGCAATATATGCAATCATTTCTTTACCGTTGCCTTTCTGCACAAGATCGGCAGCACGTACGAGCGCAAACTGAAGCTGCACGTGGCCAAAAAGAAGATACCATTCGTGGACAATGCCGGCATTCGTTTGACGCCCAACCAGCCGAACGGCATCAAGATTGAAAAGTTTGTCTTCGACGTCTTCGAGTTCGCCGAGAAGTTTGTCGCCATGGAGGTGCCGCGCGACGAGGAGTTCAGCGCCCTCAAGAATGCCGATTCGGCTGGCAAGGATTGCCCCAGCACAGCGCGCGCCGATCTGCACAGGCTGCACCGCAAATACATTGAGAATGCTGGCGGCATGGTGCATGGCGAGATCTGTGAGATCTCACCATTTGTTAGCTATGCTGGCGAGAATCTTGTCCAGCTTGTGGGTGGCAAATCCTTTACGGGTCCCGTTTATCTGCGTGAATCCATGCAAGGAAACCTCTAGACCCAAGTACCCCTCCCCCtcctctcacacacacacaaacatacacatatgtacatatagacTGATAAATGTGGATAGTTTCTGTTAAAAATTTGGTTCAGCTAGGTCAAAGAGCACGAAAATTCCATAGTTTTCAGTACTTAAGAGCAACTACTCTATAAATTTGGTTGTccttctttttcatttttgttcttGTCTTTGTTTATATACTTTTCCATTGATTGTGCAATCATAATGTGAATATACCTATatctaaaaagaaaatatacaatatatgcatatttttaatatatattaaatacaatttgaaaaactttgtttatattaactGGACATGGGTTGGATATTCAACAATTCCCAATCTATtccaaaactaaataaatataaatgtattaagGCGATCTACTCTGAACTTTCAAAATATTCTGATAATTTTTTGATTGCATATTTATAGATTCTAATTTCTATATAACTTCTGttagaatatttaatacccttgcatatTCAACTTTTTCTTAATGCTAATATTGTTTTGCCCTTAAGAAGCATAGGCACaataattaatgccgagtatggttaacatattttgataaggaaaaaagtttttcatacacgAACCTactttttgaccgatcgttcctatggcagctatattatatagtagtccaATGTAAACAAGATTTTGCCTAAATGAAAGGGGCAtcataaaactaatatatgccgagcttggtcaagatatcttgaaaaacaaaaaagttttccatacaacaacttaattttcgaccgatcgttcctatggcagctatacgatatagtggtctgaggTTGATaggattttcaatatatatgaggagcataataaagctaataaatgccgagtttggtcaagatatcttgaaaaacaaaaaagttgtccATACAACAGGTTACTCTTCGACCAATgtcagctatttgatatagtggtccgatcgagcaagatatatatataatacatggTAAGCCGTCTGAAAAGGTTTTTCGTATAaacacaatttgtttttgttctggttgtaaaactataaaataaactGAAGTCGAGCTTTATTTAAGAACACACTTAATAGATGGCACAACCTCCTCGATCCAGTCGATGCAGATCTCGGTCACCTGGCGCAGAAAATTGTGCTCCGTTTGCACCATTTCGGTGAAGAGGATGCACTGCGGCTTGTACTTGCCGTGCAGCACGCTGGACGGATGTATCTTGGCCTTGACACGCCCGCTGAGGGTCAGATAGTGGCCCTCCTTCTGGAGCAGGGCAATGTTGTCGAAGAGACCCGTCAGCAGGCACTTCTTGACCGCATCCGTGTTGTCACCGCAGCTGTTGAAGGCCAGATTCAGACGGGCGCTGATCTCGGCCAGCTGGTTGCGCACGTTGCGAGCATAGTTCAGATTGCGTATATTGAGGAAGTTGTCGTGGCACCAGATCTTTGGCTTTTCGGTTTTCTGGAACGTGCTGAACACGTTGAGCAGGGTCAAATGGTCGCCGTGCTTGGAGTGGAACTTGGCGTGCGCCAAGGCGGCCAGTTCGCTTTTGTCCGTGTGTCCAATGAACACATTGTCGCTGGACAAGGCCGCCACCAGGCTGAGCATCTCCTCCATGCAACCGTATGTGGGCGCCGCAAGCAACAGCTTGGCGTATCTGGGATCCAGCGGAAACTGGGCCATCCAGCGGCCCGTCGTGGTGATGCTGGGCGCAACAGCCGACTTGATGGCACCCAATTGCTCCAGGGCCAGGTGGGCGCTCTGCACGCCCTCCGGCTGTGGGGCATCTATGAAATCAAAGCTGGCGCAATCGATGCCCAGCGCGAGCAACTGCAGCACCGTGGCGGTCAGATTGGCGCGCAATATCTCCGGCTGTGCGGCGCTGCGGAACTTCTCCATGGTGGCCTTCGTATAGGTGCGATAGCAGACGCCTGGCGCATCGCGTCCGGCACGTCCGCTGCGCTGCCAGGCCTGTGCCTGCGAGATGCGCACAGTTTTGAGCAAATCCAGACCAGAGCTCGGATTGAACGACTTCTCCTTGACAAAGCCGCAGTCGATGACACAGCGTATGCCCGGTATGGTAATCGAGGTCTCGGCTATATTCGTGGCCAGGACAATTTTACGCGTGTTCGCCGGCACGGGCAGAAAGCATTCCAGCTGCTTGCCCTGGGCCAGCTGGGCGTAGAGCGTAAAGACGCGCACATCGGAGGGGCCCGAGTTGTTGATCCTGGCCAGCTGGCGGATTTGCTGGGCCAGCGCCTCGATCTCCTCCTGGCCGGTTAGAAAGATGAGCACATCATGATTGATGGGCTCGTGGCGATGTATATCGAAGAGTGTGACCAGCGCTGCGTGTATGTAATCCTCCTGCGTCTCCTTGGCGTGCAGCACGCGCACCGGATGCGTGCGCCCCTCCAGATACATGCCCTTCACATTGAAGTATTTGCCAAAATGATCAATGTCCATTGTGGCCGAGGTAATTATAAGCTTCAGCTTGGTCAGCTTGTGCTTGCGGCGCTCCTGTTGCGCCTCCTTCACAATCCCGAACAGGACATCCGCATTGACCGTACGCTCGTGCGCCTCGTCCAGCATTATGGCCGTATATCGGCGCAGCAAACGATCCGCAATCGCCTCGCGCAACAGTATGCCATCCGTGAGGTAGCGTATGCGCGTCCGCTCCGTGGTGGTGTCCTCGAAGCGTACCGTATAGCCCACAGTGTCGCCGACGGTGCTGGCCAGCTCCTGGGCCACGCGCTTCGCTATGGTGATGGCCGCCACGCGCCGTGGCTGGGTGATGCCTATGATGCCGCTGTTCGCATAACCGGCCTGCAGCAGAAATTGCGGGATTTGTGTGGTCTTGCCGGAGCCGGTTTCGCCCATGATCAGCAGCGTGTCGTTCGCCTCCAGCTCCTTGAGTATGCGCTGCCGGCAATGGTAAACGGGCAACGCCCTGCGCTCCTGCTCGACGCTGCTCTTCTTGCTGCCCAAGGCATTCTTGTACGGACTCTGGAGCTTGGGTGGACTATTATAGTTGGGCTTCTTGATGCAGTTCTGTTCCTTCATTGGCTCGATTTTGCGCTTGACGGGAAAGCTGGCGGCCAAGCTTggattgccattgccattgatCAGGTATTTTGATTCCATGCTGCGCAGTCTCTGCTGCGGCagataaaatgaaaaaattgtctaaacttgttttgtttgtgcaaTTGTCGGGCGCTATTTGCGCTGCAATTAAATGTGCTATCATTATTAAAACACTTACCCGGACATGGGCTTTACAATGGCAACTTTATCAAGCCAGGTAAATATTGGAAATAACTATAAACAAGggcgcctgtgtgtgtgtgcgtgtgtgtaatcACAGGTGGGGACAAGCGCTCCACGCTTGTGCTTTAGTGATGCGCACACCGAAAATGTATCGTTCAAAAGGAACTATCGATAGCTCGAGTTATCTGTTAACTAGCTGCTATCGATTATTTTGTGCAGCCATTACGCCTAAATAACTggattacaaaaaaatataaagttaaCCCTACGTTTTGCATCAGATTTAAGGTTTAGAATTCTCAACTTTATTTTCCCACATTTGACTGTCTCATTAGATTTTAGGCCTGCAAATGGAATAGCGTCTGTTAACTAACATAATAAAAAACCAACATTTAATTTAGTCCGCACTTCCAAGAATACCCCACCACTATATTTTAGTGCAGTGTGTAGTGCTGCCCATCATTTGCAAATAGTGGGAACAATAACTTACTGCGGGGTAACTTCACTTTTACCTACTTTACTGTGCTCCAATAAAGGCATTCAGCTTTTGTACGTTATAGAAATGCGCCTTTTTAATGTCTCTCAATTTATTGCCATTTTGTGCTGCGCCTCTTAGTTTTGCATCAGTTCGTATTCCCTGTATCTTAGTTCACCAAATAGTGGGTGTACCTTTTTAGATCACTTACCCCACTTCGAACAACGATCGACATACCAAAACTGGGAATAGTTGCATTGATCAACTCGCCAAATAACTGTTCAATACAGAAGGCACATCTCTAAGTGCCCGCGTTTCGCGCTGAATGACAAACAAAACAgctgttttcgtttttttcatCGGTGCGTATTTTACACAAAACATTCGAAGCTCGCcaacatttaatattattgataTTAAGAATTAAAGAGCTAAATAAAAATGGTTGCCGGCGGCGCATCAGATACGGGCGGCGTTAAGCCCATGGTCATCGCGGGCCGCATGGTCCGCGAACGCGAGCGCCTCATCGGCATGACGCCCGAGGAGCGTGCCTGGCGCAAGCAATGGCTGAAGGACCAGGAGTTGCCCCATGGGCCGCGCAAGGTGCCCGccctggagctggagctgaacAATCCCATCAGGCGTTTCTATCGCGCACCCTTGGACAAGGTTTGCAGCGTTTTGACGCCGGCGCTGGTGGGTGCAATTTGTGTTATgtaatcgaaagaaaaaaatgttaaattttgttCTGTTAATTTCCCTGCTCGTTTCCCAAGGGCTTCCAACGCGCCTACACGGTGCGCTACTGGACCGGCAAGGCGCTGATTGCGCTGACCGGCATCTATGCCGCCGCCTACTACTTCAAATATAATCAGAACGTGAGTGGACCAAGTTTAACATGATCATCTTGTGGTCTCATCCAATGCCAATTTGTTGCAGGATTGGACGCGCAAGGGCGGCTGGCGTGTGATATCGTCGCGCAAGGCGTGCGTGCCCGGCGACGAGGGCTATCCCCGTGTCTCGGATCGCTCGGCGCCCGCCGACTATGCGGCGCGCGGCTTCAAGCAGTCCCCGATCTAGGAACGAGCTCCAGCTGCCCGTTAGAAACCTCTTTGAATTAATGTTAGCAACAATCAACAATTCGCAATAAACAtggaacacacacacgcacgcaacTGAGCTTTGTCCCTGGCCAAatgcccttgcagagggtGCCTTGATTTTCTCATTAAATATGTAACGCAACTCGcaagacatttttttttgtgtaagcCAGATGTTAATTGGATTTATATTGCAGAACAATCGagataaatagatatatgtaaatatctCAAAAATCTTCTGCAAGTAAGGGTATTTAGCATTCGTCTATTAACGTTTATTTCTGGTTTCTGCTGCGTttggcaaaatatatatgtaaatatctCGAATATGTTCTGCAagtaagggtatttaatattcgtCTATTAACGTTTATTTCTGGTTT is a window encoding:
- the ath gene encoding ATP-dependent RNA helicase DHX33, which translates into the protein MESKYLINGNGNPSLAASFPVKRKIEPMKEQNCIKKPNYNSPPKLQSPYKNALGSKKSSVEQERRALPVYHCRQRILKELEANDTLLIMGETGSGKTTQIPQFLLQAGYANSGIIGITQPRRVAAITIAKRVAQELASTVGDTVGYTVRFEDTTTERTRIRYLTDGILLREAIADRLLRRYTAIMLDEAHERTVNADVLFGIVKEAQQERRKHKLTKLKLIITSATMDIDHFGKYFNVKGMYLEGRTHPVRVLHAKETQEDYIHAALVTLFDIHRHEPINHDVLIFLTGQEEIEALAQQIRQLARINNSGPSDVRVFTLYAQLAQGKQLECFLPVPANTRKIVLATNIAETSITIPGIRCVIDCGFVKEKSFNPSSGLDLLKTVRISQAQAWQRSGRAGRDAPGVCYRTYTKATMEKFRSAAQPEILRANLTATVLQLLALGIDCASFDFIDAPQPEGVQSAHLALEQLGAIKSAVAPSITTTGRWMAQFPLDPRYAKLLLAAPTYGCMEEMLSLVAALSSDNVFIGHTDKSELAALAHAKFHSKHGDHLTLLNVFSTFQKTEKPKIWCHDNFLNIRNLNYARNVRNQLAEISARLNLAFNSCGDNTDAVKKCLLTGLFDNIALLQKEGHYLTLSGRVKAKIHPSSVLHGKYKPQCILFTEMVQTEHNFLRQVTEICIDWIEEVVPSIKCVLK
- the ND-B17 gene encoding uncharacterized protein ND-B17, which encodes MVAGGASDTGGVKPMVIAGRMVRERERLIGMTPEERAWRKQWLKDQELPHGPRKVPALELELNNPIRRFYRAPLDKVCSVLTPALGFQRAYTVRYWTGKALIALTGIYAAAYYFKYNQNDWTRKGGWRVISSRKACVPGDEGYPRVSDRSAPADYAARGFKQSPI
- the mmy gene encoding UDP-N-acetylhexosamine pyrophosphorylase isoform X2; the encoded protein is MTDQLNELHTRLAQVRQEHLLKFWAELSADERTKLARDIDELCLDEIKLYWERATISMNANGIKLDGRLQPIPDGQILSTARTTSDKLNAYREEGLQQISHGHVAVLLMAGGQGTRLGFDQPKGMYDVGLQSRKTLFRIQAERILKLEQLAEEMCGRRGRIVWYIMTSEHTMQPTLDYLEANNYFGLREENVVLFEQGSLPCFDNDGRIILDEKHRVSRSPDGNGGIYRAMQRAGILDDMQQRGILYVHAHSVDNILIKVADPIFIGYCVQQQADCAAKVVEKSAPNEAVGVVAIVDNKYQVVEYSEISAKTAEMRNADGRLTFSAGNICNHFFTVAFLHKIGSTYERKLKLHVAKKKIPFVDNAGIRLTPNQPNGIKIEKFVFDVFEFAEKFVAMEVPRDEEFSALKNADSAGKDCPSTARADLHRLHRKYIENAGGMVHGEICEISPFVSYAGENLVQLVGGKSFTGPVYLRESMQGNL
- the mmy gene encoding UDP-N-acetylhexosamine pyrophosphorylase isoform X1, which translates into the protein MGLNSNYSAQKQQHTNFLPHRNERKATMTDQLNELHTRLAQVRQEHLLKFWAELSADERTKLARDIDELCLDEIKLYWERATISMNANGIKLDGRLQPIPDGQILSTARTTSDKLNAYREEGLQQISHGHVAVLLMAGGQGTRLGFDQPKGMYDVGLQSRKTLFRIQAERILKLEQLAEEMCGRRGRIVWYIMTSEHTMQPTLDYLEANNYFGLREENVVLFEQGSLPCFDNDGRIILDEKHRVSRSPDGNGGIYRAMQRAGILDDMQQRGILYVHAHSVDNILIKVADPIFIGYCVQQQADCAAKVVEKSAPNEAVGVVAIVDNKYQVVEYSEISAKTAEMRNADGRLTFSAGNICNHFFTVAFLHKIGSTYERKLKLHVAKKKIPFVDNAGIRLTPNQPNGIKIEKFVFDVFEFAEKFVAMEVPRDEEFSALKNADSAGKDCPSTARADLHRLHRKYIENAGGMVHGEICEISPFVSYAGENLVQLVGGKSFTGPVYLRESMQGNL